The Bartonella sp. HY328 genome contains the following window.
TTTAGGTTCAACCGAAGCTTTGGCAAAATGACCACGCAATGGCTGCGTTGTATTTTTAACCTTAGCAAGGCCTACACCTAATTGAACAGCGGTATAGCCGTTTTTATCGACTGTACGCTGTGCGATAACCTGACAATTCTCCATACGAAGAACAGTAACAGGCACATGCTCACCTGCATCATTATAAATGCGGGTCATGCCCAGCTTTTGTGCAATTACACCTGAACGCATTGGATTTAATCCTTCCGTCCCAAGCTTAAAGCTTGATCTCGACATCAACACCAGCAGAAAGATCGAGCTTCATAAGAGCATCAACTGTCTGTGGAGTTGGGTCAACAATATCAAGAAGACGCTTATGGGTGCGCATTTCAAACTGCTCACGGCTCTTCTTATCGATGTGTGGCGACCGGTTAACCGTGAATTTCTCGATCCGTGTTGGAAGAGGAATAGGTCCACGTACATTGGCGCCGGTACGCTTGGCTGTCGAGACGATCTCTCGTGTCGACGCGTCAAGGATCCGATGATCAAACGCCTTAAGGCGAATGCGGATGTTCTGACCGTTCATTATTATAGTTCCTTGTTATGCGGAACACTTCACAAGGAAGTGTTCCTCAACGAAATTTTGCCAATTATTCAATGATTTTCGCTACAACGCCCGCACCAACGGTACGACCACCTTCACGAATAGCGAAGCGGAGCTTCTCTTCCATTGCGATTGGAACGATCAAAGCTACATTCACAGAAATATTATCACCAGGCATAACCATTTCTGTACCTTCAGGAAGCGTAACAATACCTGTCACGTCTGTTGTACGGAAATAGAACTGAGGACGATAATTTGTGAAGAATGGAGTATGGCGACCGCCTTCTTCCTTCGTCAAAATGTAAGCCTCAGCTTGGAATTTTGTATGAGGTGTTACTGAACCTGGCTTTGCCAAGATCTGACCACGCTCGATACCTTCACGATCAACACCGCGAAGCAACGCACCAATGTTATCGCCAGCCAAACCTTGATCAAGAAGTTTGCGGAACATTTCAACGCCAGTAACAGTGGTTTTTGAAGTTGGACGAATACCGATGATTTCAACTTCTTCACCAACTTTAACAATACCACGCTCAACACGGCCAGTCACAACAGTACCACGACCTGAAATTGAGAACACGTCTTCAATTGGCATCAAGAAAGGCTGATCAATTGGACGCTCTGGCGTTGGAATATAAGCATCAACTTCGCTCATGAGAAGACGGATTGCATCTTCACCAATGGTCTTGTTGCTGTCTTCAAGTGCTGCAAGAGCTGAACCCTTAACGATAGGAATTTCATCGCCTGGGAAATCATATTTTGAAAGAAGTTCACGAACTTCCAATTCAACAAGCTCAAGAAGCTCTTCATCATCAACCTGATCAACCTTATTAAGGAAAACCACGATTGCAGGAACACCAACCTGACGAGCAAGAAGAATGTGCTCGCGGGTCTGTGGCATTGGACCATCTGCTGCAGAAACAACAAGAATAGCACCATCCATCTGAGCCGCACCGGTGATCATGTTCTTAACATAGTCAGCGTGGCCTGGGCAATCAACGTGAGCATAGTGACGGTTTTCTGTCTCATACTCTACGTGTGCAGTTGAAATGGTGATACCGCGTGCCTTTTCTTCAGGTGCAGCATCAATCTGGTCATAAGCGCGAAACTCACCAAAATATTTGGTGATCGCAGCTGTCAAACTGGTTTTACCATGGTCAACGTGACCAATTGTGCCGATATTAACATGCGGCTTATTACGTTCAAATTTGCTCTTAGCCATTTGAGCTCTCCGTATAATGCCCTAAGGCAATGTTTAAAACTGTAACGCAATCAGCGATTACGCATATTTCTTTTGAATTTCCTGAGCGACAGCTGCAGGAACA
Protein-coding sequences here:
- the rpsJ gene encoding 30S ribosomal protein S10 yields the protein MNGQNIRIRLKAFDHRILDASTREIVSTAKRTGANVRGPIPLPTRIEKFTVNRSPHIDKKSREQFEMRTHKRLLDIVDPTPQTVDALMKLDLSAGVDVEIKL
- the tuf gene encoding elongation factor Tu, giving the protein MAKSKFERNKPHVNIGTIGHVDHGKTSLTAAITKYFGEFRAYDQIDAAPEEKARGITISTAHVEYETENRHYAHVDCPGHADYVKNMITGAAQMDGAILVVSAADGPMPQTREHILLARQVGVPAIVVFLNKVDQVDDEELLELVELEVRELLSKYDFPGDEIPIVKGSALAALEDSNKTIGEDAIRLLMSEVDAYIPTPERPIDQPFLMPIEDVFSISGRGTVVTGRVERGIVKVGEEVEIIGIRPTSKTTVTGVEMFRKLLDQGLAGDNIGALLRGVDREGIERGQILAKPGSVTPHTKFQAEAYILTKEEGGRHTPFFTNYRPQFYFRTTDVTGIVTLPEGTEMVMPGDNISVNVALIVPIAMEEKLRFAIREGGRTVGAGVVAKIIE